From the Devosia sp. FJ2-5-3 genome, the window AATGCCCACCAGCGATGCGAGCCAGGAAAAGATCATGCGCGCCATCGTGCGGGCTGAAGGGAAGGCATCATGACCACTCAAACCGCACCTGAAGCGGCCGGCGCACCGGCGCAATCCCAGGAGTTGAGCCTGGTGGGCGCGCTGCGCGCCAATATGCGGGACTATGGCCTGTTGCTGGCGCTGATCCTGATCATGCTGTTCTTCCAGTATTTTACCGCCGGCGTGCTGTTCAAGCCGGTGAATTTGACCAATATCATCCTGCAGAACAGCTATATCATCGTGATGGCGCTGGGCATGCTGCTGGTGATCGTCGCTGGCCATATCGATCTGTCCGTGGGGTCGGTTTCCGGCTTCGTCGGGGCGCTGGCCGCCATGCTCATGGTGGGGTGGAAGTTTCCCCCCGAACTGGCGTTTCTGGCCCATCCGATCGTGGCGGGGGCAATCTGTCTTGTGGCCGGGGCGGCGATCGGCGCGGCGCAGGGCTATATCATCGCCTATCACAGGGTGCCGGCTTTCATCGTGACCCTGGCGGGCATGCTGATTTTCAAGGGCCTGTCGCTGGCCATCCTCGCGGGCAAGTCCGTCGGGCCGTTCCCGGCCGAGTTCCAGATGCTGTCGGCGGGGTTCATTCCCGATCTGATCGGTCCGACCGTGCTGCCGATCCTGGCGGAGAACGGCAAGCCGGTGGCGCTGCACACGACCACGATGGTCATCGCCATCCTGGCGATCGTAGCTATGGTGTTCTTCGCCATCCGGACGCGCAACCGCCGCATCGCGCGCGGCTATGACGTCGAGCCGTTCAGCCTGTTCATCATCAAGAATGTGGTGATCACGGCGCTGGTGATGTTTTTTGCCTATATGCTGGCATCCTATCGCGGCCTGCCCAATGTGCTGGTGGTGATGGGCATCCTCATTGCCGGCTTCGTCTTCCTCACCAAGCGGCTGACCTTCGGCCGGCGCATCTATGCGCTGGGGGGCAA encodes:
- the mmsB gene encoding multiple monosaccharide ABC transporter permease; its protein translation is MRDYGLLLALILIMLFFQYFTAGVLFKPVNLTNIILQNSYIIVMALGMLLVIVAGHIDLSVGSVSGFVGALAAMLMVGWKFPPELAFLAHPIVAGAICLVAGAAIGAAQGYIIAYHRVPAFIVTLAGMLIFKGLSLAILAGKSVGPFPAEFQMLSAGFIPDLIGPTVLPILAENGKPVALHTTTMVIAILAIVAMVFFAIRTRNRRIARGYDVEPFSLFIIKNVVITALVMFFAYMLASYRGLPNVLVVMGILIAGFVFLTKRLTFGRRIYALGGNLKAAALSGIKTERTTFYIFAIMGALAALAGMIYAARLNSATPKAGQGLELDVIAAVFIGGASALGGVGQVAGAVIGAFIMGVMNNGMSIMGVNIDWQQMIKGVVLLAAVFFDLYNKNRSA